The nucleotide window TTAGTAAATAGCCGCCATACAGTTTAAGTGCGAGTTCATCAAATCTGAGCTTCCCCTCGTATAAACAGTTCGAGAGGTTTTCGTGCATTAAGTGGTGAAAACATGCACGAGTTTTATGTCATTTTCTTTATCTATTTTGGGGAACAAAGTAAGGTTTTTGATTTTAAACTCGTGAATTCAGATTATTCTACGAGTGTGTGTTTTCTGATAGTCttcaaattagaataaaataacattctAGGCTAGAGTGATCCATCTTCGAAAACATCATCGCTTGCCATCAGAGGACATAGTAGTCAAAAGCGTGCCtatcatcaataaaaataaaacctttaagataaaataaaaaaataaaaatagttaaataGGTATAACAACACCCTTTCGCAACTTAAGTTAACTTTGAAATAACAAATAGTTTCTGAACTACTTCATTGTTTTTGCTTAGTGTTAGTACCTTGTCAGGTACTGAAAGAATCCGACAATTTCCAAAACCATTCATAGTTTGACaacaacatattattttgtattcgtTGAGAACGTTTCAGCTTGTCACCTATTTTATCGGGCTGTCATTTGACATGCATAGTTGATTTATTTGATTGGTTAGTGCTCTCAATACGTGACtatcgattttattttattacatagacATGTCCTATGACATGATTTAGTCTGCTAACAGAATGAATTCTAGATATTTTGCTTCTTTCTGAAAACCAGAAACTTTGCCTTTTTCGATTTTTCTAGTTTTAGCTTTAAAGccatattatttatatgttgcttttttttacttatataaGGTTAGGTAaagggtaaaaaataaaacagatttgCCACCAAATTGTATGTATCTAACCatttaataaatacacaaaacatTCTTATTTCATAGAGACAGTCAATTTCTACATTAATAAGtataagttaataattttattattaataatccgtgttctCGATGGTAAACTTATGTTAGCCAatcattcatttttaatttaatagtaaCAAGAATTTGAAACGTATTTTCAGGTACCAAGAGAATAAAATTTGGAAAACATAATAGCAATAATAACCACATAAAAgttatacatttttacaatgaatgatagaattattttacacaacttcaataattataaagattataatttaaataataatttatgccaGCCTTTTTACAGAAACAGTtcgtcagttttttttaaataacatgttatattttgtgaaaatatttaattgacaagatatttttttaattatttttattagttagtACCTACCGTAAAATATAACACGAATGTTAATggaataatttgaaataagcTTGATTATCATGAAAGTTGAAATTTTGAtcgaaattatttaattttatgattgtATTTGAATgacaatgaatatttttttttttatataaattattttctctCAAAAACAACAACATGTACCTATTCTACATATTTGATTTAATATGACAATGATttgatgatatatttattttgaaaatcgagCTTATTTCCAGGTAGGTAGATGAAAGATTGTTATATACTGGATAATGTGTCATATATAGttaagtttaagataatttacAAGGATTCAATGTAGTAACCGTCGTCCGGGTTCTGTTGTGACCGCCTGTAGTTGTCCATctgtaaacaataaacaaatgtaCATTAGTCAACTATCATTCGTGTTTTgtaattatacattttaataaacgtATAagtgtttagtttatttatcaatctgaacttttgattttttatagAACACAAAGATATAAACATGTCCTGTACTAGAAGCCCTATATACGATCATATCTCAAAAGTAAAAGCGTTTTGTGGGTACGAAAAGTACCTAGTGAATAATTTCAACCCTGTAGTACCTAATAAGTTAAAATGCAGTCCATTCATTACAGTTAATTCTCTGTTTTCTATTCAGGAGtttatcttttgtttaaaatattacgactCACGTGAACAAAAGATAGAAGTTACACGCGCTCTGGAAGATTAAATGAACTGAACTGCACGtggattattttcataatagcACATGTGACTGTCGTCACCTAGccctaaatattatcaaataatattaatttattttacaagacgccacgatgacgggcctcttaagaacacattaactttctattttatgggTAGGGATATTTGCCGGCTgccatggagtgcaataaaaacttaacaaaatattttaagggtctgaaagtttctcacagcaaagcaatcaaacatgTGCTAAGCAGAACTTACAAGCCAATTCCAACCGTTAGGGCAATTAGGACCTTGAGACAAAGGACTCAGTATTGAATAGAAGTGCACATGTGCCAAATCCCAAATGGACCCCGACAACGATACTTAGAACAATTGAGAATGTGtacaaaaagactaataaatctatctCATAACAAATAAACGAATACGTGAAACAGGACCTTAAGAACAGGGTGGAGTCAGCGCCGAAGGTGGGACTTGCGAGGATGTAGGAAGGGATAGCAGGCCACAAGGGTTTTGAGGGAACTGAAATGGGGACAGTCGGAGCTGGGTCACGAAGAGTACTAGTAACCAAATACTATAGTCGAGTCTATTAGGGAGTCTATATTGAAGATCACCGGGATATTGATAGTTTCGGTTAgatttgttaagatatagcCGCGATATAATAGTTTCTATCAAGTAAGTGATGCAGGAAGAATGTGTGAGTATCGTGTTTGGTGATGGTCCGGTGAGTAAgacgaatacaatttactataagcAGATATCTGGTGAGTGATCCCTATTATTACTTTGGCTCCAGGTATACCAAAGACCGTGACCGGCATCCCAAGGCTGTTATTTCTAATTACTTTGATATTTGAACTTGATTATAGCAAAGCGTAAAACGAGACTTGGCAATAAGCGTAATGATACTGTGCACTGGCGTTAGCGTAAGAATACTGAGCTTTGATTTATGTATTGCGCTTCTAAATATATGTATCTGTCTGGCATATTCTCTCTTGACTACATTGTGGTACCTCTGACATGCGTTTGGTTATAGGGAGGCGGAGAAGGCCTTCTACTACACTTGCATTAATAATACACCTACACACCCACAACATTGCCGTGGACTAGAGCATGACTACTATCATATCGAATACACATTTAGAAGGCAGAACCGCATTGACAGATCGGGATATACACATTTACTATACGGCACTAGCCGTATGCCATGTGCTATTGATAACTATACTTTATCTTGTACCGGGATTCAAATGAACCAAACGCTAGTTAAAGCTACTTCTCATGGACTGACAAACCGGCAGCTGGCCTTGTCTTGCATTTGTTGTACGCACTCTTCCAGGGAGCGGGGGTAGGCTTCACCAACCAACCTAAAACTGAACGATAGACCCGTCCCGAGGGATGCTAGAGATCGTGTCGCGTCAGCTGCCACCATACCTTAGGGCCCATATTGGATATTAAGGTGGTAGATGGCAAGACACGCATACTGGACAGGCTAGGTTTGGGGATTTGCCGATGCCTGTCAAGAACGGGGCAGATTAAAGGAAGAGGAAGTGACGAAATACCACTTCGGTGTATACCAATAGCGCTTCTAAGGAAAGTTGCCACCGACCGACGAGACACTGCGCTTGCGTTAGATTTGTATATACCAGTAAAGGGTGAATAGGCTCGCGATGGGGCTTAATATGAGCACGCGCCCAGCATGGCTGGAGACTGTCTTGCCCAATGGCAGTTGTACTTCGTAGTACCCTGCCTTAGGATTGGGTAAGACATTTAGAACATAGGGAACGTGACCGCTAGAATCTTCTGTGTTAGTCCTGGCGGCACACGTACGACATGCCAACTGCCCTGTGGTAGCCCATGTCACTAATCGGGGATTGTAGTTTTAAAGTGTAGATTGAAACATACATTGTTGTACGCAAgcgttatgtatattttatgttaggtaGGGTTGCTACTCCTCTCACTCTCTACTAGTATCTGTAATTCAATTTGTACCCTGCATGTtaagtttgatttgatttgctgaCGTCCCGTCTACCCCTGTCCCTAGTTTTTATCAGGCGGGACTAAAAGTAAAGTTAATGCATGGTCCTCTAAGGTGGAAGAGCGTCCAGTAAGGTGACGAGCTCTACAGGGTTGCGCGGACGGCGGGGCGCAACCTCTTCCCCTTCGGGGGAAGCCTGCGGTATTTatatatgttaggaaaaacgaaaatttttacAGCCTAGGGTTGTCTTGGAACGGTTACATTTGGTGCCGTGACCAGGATTCTCGTCATTAAATGTACTGATTCACATCAGTGCAACGAGAATAAAAGATCTAAATCGGTTACTACACAAAAACACAACGTAGATTTGATTTCATGCTTATGGTCCTAGACGAGACATTATGGCAATAAAACAgcattgggttcgattccctgtgATTTTTTTGTACAACGTGATGAACTGTGAGTTCATATGGCGATGATTACGGTTACAGGTTCGACTCCCtaacagaagtgttgtataaAACGAGTCATAATTACGACGAATTTTAtttatgggttcgattccctaaCGAAGACCTAGACTCTGGCTAGAGGTGAAAGATAATGCAAAAATTAAGAGAAATATAACTACGGTTATGATTTACGgtaatgggttcgattcccatatATTACCAAGGGCGTGAATTGTATATACTTATGGATGGATACAGTTGGAAATACAGTTATGGGTTCGAGTCCCTAACAAAAATGTGCAgcctatgtatttatgtatgtgaTTGTAATTATGAAAGAAATGAATATGTGAAATACTAGGACAGAAAAAAATGGCAGATGGCTAGAGGCAGGATGTtggttcttaaatattaaaataatgttgttctGAAATTTCACTATAAGCGTAAAACTGTTTCAATAAGCGTTATGACACAGCGTATTTGCATAAGCGTAAGGATCGAATTAGTGTAAGAATACTGAGCGTACCTaccttaaagaaaataaacgtcATGGCTGTACACCCCGCttctatataactatataacgACGTATATAATTACTTTTGGTTAAACTGACGAAGCGACAGCTCCCTCTAAGTTGTATTTACgtgtgatttaaatatttatctttgtaATTCCTCCACACGTAGGAAAACAATATATTGTGTGGCTATTGATATAGCCTCTGTCTTCTGTAAATAGATACTTGGCTGGTTATGTTTTAAATTCCAGGACACTAACAGTCTTCATGTACGAGACTACATATGTAGTTTCGGCATAAATCTGCGTCGCTTGGgttcaaagtttcatcaaaatcgtcgTGCGCGTTCGTCGGCTGATGTACCTACGTACTAGCAGCCCTAGTGTGGATGCGGTTGCGAAGCTAAGTTGccaaattatttaagttaatcGATAGTGCTTAATCATATTCCAGCTCGTGATGATTGAATCAATGTGGACATGAGCTATCACGGCTGTGTGGAATGCACAGTGTATCCTTTAATGACAGACTTATATTGGCATTTCcatttaaatcggttaaaaaaaaggGAACTGAATTAATGTTTGTTCAATGTTCTGCCTTATTAGTTGTATTACAACCGGCTCTATCCTCTTAGAATCGGAGGGGGGTAAAATCAGTTGGGACGAATTTTtacattcttataaataaattatacaactaTCATTGGATTAACTTCCAATTAGAATCAACTTCTAATTAGTACATGTGCGAACTATTCCAGGATAAAAATGCTGCAATAATTATCACGACGCAACGGAGAGGCCTAAGTTCAGCAGCTGTAGTAGGCTGAGTTGATAAGGGAAGGTAACGCGGTGCCATAATGAAAAGCTCTAGTAGAAGAAACTCTGGTATGTATATTCAACTTATAAGCATGCGCAGATTCTTCTACTAGACCGAAACCAGAGTGATTTCATCAAAACGTTGTTTCATCTAGTACAAATCTTATTGGTGGAAATATTCCGTTAGACAAGCCTTATGTTTTAACTGACTGATGCTAGGAGCTCTCCGGCCTATTGTGAAATCTCATACGCTGTACTGCGTCACGCGTCTGATTTTCAGAGGGGGGAATGTGACTGTCGTCACCTAGccctaaatattatcaaataatattaatttattttacaagacgccacgatgacgggcctcttaagaacacattaactttctattttatgggTAGGGATATTTGCCGGCTgccatggagtgcaataaaaacttaacaaaatattttaagggtctgaaagtttctcacagcaaagcaatcaaacatgTGCTAAGCAGAACTTACAAGCCAATTCCAACCGTTAGGGCAATTAGGACCTTGAGACAAAGGACTCAGTATTGAATAGAAGTGCACATGTGCCAAATCCCAAATGGACCCCGACAACGATACTTAGAACAATTGAGAATGTGtacaaaaagactaataaatctatctCATAACAAATAAACGAATACGTGAAACAGGACCTTAAGAACAGGGTGGAGTCAGCGCCGAAGGTGGGACTTGCGAGGATGTAGGAAGGGATAGCAGGCCACAAGGGTTTTGAGGGAACTGAAATGGGGACAGTCGGAGCTGGGTCACGAAGAGTACTAGTAACCAAATACTATAGTCGAGTCTATTAGGGAGTCTATATTGAAGATCACCGGGATATTGATAGTTTCGGTTAgatttgttaagatatagcCGCGATATAATAGTTTCTATCAAGTAAGTGATGCAGGAAGAATGTGTGAGTATCGTGTTTGGTGATGGTCCGGTGAGTAAgacgaatacaatttactataagcAGATATCTGGTGAGTGATCCCTATTATTACTTTGGCTCCAGGTATACCAAAGACCGTGACCGGCATCCCAAGGCTGTTATTTCTAATTACTTTGATATTTGAACTTGATTATAGCAAAGCGTAAAACGAGACTTGGCAATAAGCGTAATGATACTGTGCACTGGCGTTAGCGTAAGAATACTGAGCTTTGATTTATGTATTGCGCTTCTAAATATATGTATCTGTCTGGCATATTCTCTCTTGACTACATTGTGGTACCTCTGACATGCGTTTGGTTATAGGGAGGCGGAGAAGGCCTTCTACTACACTTGCATTAATAATACACCTACACACCCACAACATTGCCGTGGACTAGAGCATGACTACTATCATATCGAATACACATTTAGAAGGCAGAACCGCATTGACAGATCGGAATATACACATTTACTATACGGCACTAGCCGTATGCCATGTGCTATTGATAACTATACTTTATCTTGTACCGGGATTCAAATGAACCAAACGCTAGTTAAAGCTACTTCTCATGGACTGACAAACCGGCAGCTGGCCTTGTCTTGCATTTGTTGTACGCACTCTTCCAGGGAGCGGGGGTAGGCTTCACCAACCAACCTAAAACTGAACGATAGACCCGTCCCGAGGGATGCTAGAGATCGTGTCGCGTCAGCTGCCACCATACCTTAGGGCCCATATTGGATATTAAGGTGGTAGATGGCAAGACACGCATACTGGACAGGCTAGGTTTGGGGATTTGCCGATGCCTGTCAAGAACGGGGCAGATTAAAGGAAGAGGAAGTGACGAAATACCACTTCGGTGTATACCAATAGCGCTTCTAAGGAAAGTTGCCACCGACCGACGAGACACTGCGCTTGCGTTAGATTTGTATATACCAGTAAAGGGTGAATAGGCTCGCGATGGGGCTTAATATGAGCACGCGCCCAGCATGGCTGGAGACTGTCTTGCCCAATGGCAGTTGTACTTCGCAGTACCCTGCCTTAGGATTGGGTAAGACATTTAGAACATAGGGAACGTGACCGCTAGAATCTTCTGTGTTAGTCCTGGCGGCACACGTACGACATGCCAACTGCCCTGTGGTAGCCCATGTCACTAATCGGGGATTGTAGTTTTAAAGTGTAGATTGAAACATACATTGTTGTACGCAAgcgttatgtatattttatgttaggtaGGGTTGCTACTCCTCTCACTCTCTACTAGTATCTGTAATTCAATTTGTACCCTGCATGTtaagtttgatttgatttgctgaCGTCCCGTCTACCCCTGTCCCTAGTTTTTATCAGGCGGGACTAAAAGTAAAGTTAATGCATGGTCCTCTAAGGTGGAAGAGCGTCCAGTAAGGTGACGAGCTCTACAGGGTTGCGCGGACGGCGGGGCGCAACCTCTTCCCCTTCGGGGGAAGCCTGCGGTATTTatatatgttaggaaaaacgaaaatttttacAGCCTAGGGTTGTCTTGGAACGGTTACACAcataatatagttatcggcacgaatcttgagctctgacttacatctgcgcagaagtgatttattagtaaagaaccaatcccgagtgacggctatgacgcgatgcactgcgggccaatcaccgctttagcccgccaaggcgcctcacttcataccataaaagggacccaataaattacttctgcgcaggtgaaggtcagagctcaagtttcgtgccgataactataccatgTTTGTAAtcccagaaaaaaaaatacctacttatgtcattaattaattatattattgcaaaattttgattttaatctaCACATCTATAGTAATATAGGAATATAATATGAGAGCTAGCAAACTTATGAATCTAAATCATGTAATAACTAATATCTATACAAATCCAACAATATGGTCACTAACTTTAACATTTAAATGATTAGCCAAGAGAATACaacttagttttataataaatcaacGCCAAACATACAAGACATAACTCCCACACTACATTTCCCAAGTGTGAGTCTAACTTAGTATAACTTAACTCGACTTAAACAAACAACTTAAGTTTTTAGTCGACGATGCACTCTGTATGGACCGGTGGAAGATtcattaggtacataatttaacAAGTGAATGTCGAGGTTTCCCTTGTTATATTCGGCCAATCATCACGACTCTACTGTTATACATTGCTTTTAAGATATACCCTAAGTTAATGTACCTATAATCATATTAATTTCATGTATGTACCtcatatttacctacctatgtacctCATTGTTTAAGCAGTTCCTTTCTAATTTACGGGCGTTTGGGTGCTTTCTAATGACATTTTTGACGAACAAAACACGCtgattttcagtatttttattcaGCACGTGGTACATCTTGCCGTGACGGCGATTCTTATGAATTAGGCTACCTATATCATttaaagagtttttcaaatttaaatacaatttaagcTACCTCTAAACTCTTCAGAACTAAAGACGTATACAAGTATTAAATAATTCTCACCCAATGTTTGAAGATGTTCCGAAGTTTCATCTTCATGACCTCTCGAGCGGCAGCACCGTCGTCGCGATCATATACACCTGCAGATGTGGACATGATTAGTTACAGGTTTAGAAGATTTGTCACAACTTATGAGATGACGTTAAACGGCAAAATGTGGAAAAAGAAGACATGctttccaaatgaaattgggataaaggcaAAAGAATTATGATGACCCGCAGACATTTAAAGTTGAAACTTCTAGATAGCAGCTATAAATGGGTCCATTATCAGCAAAGTCAGGGTTCTTTAGAGAAGATCTACGTAAAGAACCAGACGGAAGTAGGCTGATGCTGATGATTTAAGCTTTTtggataaaaagtttaaaacatcCACTTTAACCTTAACAATCTCAACGTAACTTTACGTGCACACTGAAACCATCCATGATTTCGTCATCCATGAACATGTTTTGTTCATCACCATAAactaaaaacaacacaaaacctCCCCAACACCACTACATCTACATAAGTACATCTCTACGTACTGTCCTCACCTCCATCCCGGATGGGTATGATGTCATCACCGGAGGGGAGCACGTTATACCCCGAGTGGGGGTACACGGGATGCGGGGGGGTCTCCTCCTGGCCCAGTTGGTGGCGCGCCATCAGGTCTTGATTTGATAACTGCTGGGTAGAGAAACCTTATTTTGGATGTGGAAACCAGCCGGTAGTGCCTTTGAAAGCACGTTAGGTAAGTGGTATTCTCAAATGTCGTTTTTATTGTCGATTTTTGTtaagtcttaaaataaaatcttccaATCCTAAAATACAATGTAGGCACtgacacattttaaaaatcaaaaaagaGGAATCTCGCTATTATCAGCGGACTAGGAAACATGAAAGCTGGAATCAGTTTCAATAGATGTTTACAATGTAAAAGGCAGGTATGATGAAGGTAAGTACGACCAACTTACCGAATGCAAGACGCATTtgtcaatgtatattattttagcCAACAGTACCTACTAGCATGACTAATTGGTACAAAGAGATTTTAGAGCTACTTCAAAACTGGTTGCGTAGCCGTATCATGCTCGAATAACCGTCCTATTCCTAAAGAGGTACCCCTAAATATCGACAGCGTCACGCGAAATCCAGTTTAGGCAATTTTCGACTTTTGAGCGACTAATTCGTGAAGTATGGATCACTGCGCCCACTTCGTTCACTTCGCTCGGACCTTTGCCGATTTGTCAGACAATAACAAGGAAGCCCAGTGCCTTTATGTTACATCAGAATTTGAACTGTAACGGTGCaacgttttaatttattcaggaACTGGGTGAATGCAGGCGTATCAGCATTTGTTAAGAGAATGGAATTCTTTAAGAAATCAGTACGAGTGTTAATCGCTTTATTGGCAGGTAAGAAGccaaactatttaatttaaaattataatttgcaaTATGTCTTCATATTTGCTTGGTATATATCTGTTGTTCCATGTGTATGCTTTGAAACATTGTGTACCAGATTACGCACAAAAAGAGCACTTAAAATTCTTGctcgaaaataatttaataccaAAAAGTAACTCGAACTTAAATGTCACATGTCATGTCTGTTAAATAAGGAAAGAGAACAAAGTTTGACGTAAAACAATTTCAGAAATTAAAGTGGCTAATAGTAGTCATGTTTTGCCTAAGAGCCCCTTGACGGGCATGCCTCAATTACAAAAGTTTTGCTAAAAGCAACGCGAGTTAGTAATTAGGAAATATAGAGGTTAGAAGGTCCGGCTAACGAAGTAGCCACTAGCACTAGTGATGTGACTCGGCGAATATTATTCATACGAGGCCGAAAATATATCTTTAGCAAGTGTAGATCTAGGGTAAATACCACCAAGATTTTTGGCAATTCTGTCATCAATCTGTCAGACATAATTTGAAATGCCaataaatgtaatgttattttCAACTTATTCTTCTGTTTCA belongs to Helicoverpa zea isolate HzStark_Cry1AcR chromosome 11, ilHelZeax1.1, whole genome shotgun sequence and includes:
- the LOC124634613 gene encoding neuropeptide CCHamide-2 isoform X4, with the protein product MAQMYLAVTIVALLAISHGVTAKRGCSAFGHSCFGGHGKRSGDTAALDLSNQDLMARHQLGQEETPPHPVYPHSGYNVLPSGDDIIPIRDGGVYDRDDGAAAREVMKMKLRNIFKHWMDNYRRSQQNPDDGYYIESL
- the LOC124634613 gene encoding neuropeptide CCHamide-2 isoform X1, translating into MAQMYLAVTIVALLAISHGVTAKRGCSAFGHSCFGGHGKRSGDTAALDQLSNQDLMARHQLGQEETPPHPVYPHSGYNVLPSGDDIIPIRDGGEDSVYDRDDGAAAREVMKMKLRNIFKHWMDNYRRSQQNPDDGYYIESL
- the LOC124634613 gene encoding neuropeptide CCHamide-2 isoform X3: MAQMYLAVTIVALLAISHGVTAKRGCSAFGHSCFGGHGKRSGDTAALDQLSNQDLMARHQLGQEETPPHPVYPHSGYNVLPSGDDIIPIRDGGVYDRDDGAAAREVMKMKLRNIFKHWMDNYRRSQQNPDDGYYIESL
- the LOC124634613 gene encoding neuropeptide CCHamide-2 isoform X2, with the protein product MAQMYLAVTIVALLAISHGVTAKRGCSAFGHSCFGGHGKRSGDTAALDLSNQDLMARHQLGQEETPPHPVYPHSGYNVLPSGDDIIPIRDGGEDSVYDRDDGAAAREVMKMKLRNIFKHWMDNYRRSQQNPDDGYYIESL